Sequence from the Desulfobacterales bacterium genome:
TCAAGATATAATTGTAATTCAGCAAAGATTTGAAAAATGGGTTGAAGAAAGTAAGTCTTCAATAATTGAATTTGCTATAGCGATTGTTGATTTTCTATCTGAAAACGAAGCGACTTTTCAAATGATGGTTTATTTTATGATAAGGGGAGCTCCTAATGATGAATTAGCCTTAAGGTTTGGAACAGTTTACAGTTATTTCATCGAAATTTTAGAACAAATGTTTGAAAGGGAAGGATTTAAAGGAAAAGCACAAAGCATATCCCATGCTTTTTTTGCATCCCTTGCAGGAGTTGTAATGACTTTTAGGAATTATCCCGGTAAAAGTAAACAAGAAGTCAGGATACACATGTTAAGGCAAGCTAAAATAGTAGCTGCTGTATTCAGAAATGGAATAAGCAAAGGATTAGCAGACGAAATTTAACAAATTAATAAATAGATCATAACCTAATACTGTGAAAGTCAAAATCCATACTTAAATAGCTGGATTTCAGACTTCCCCAGTAATTATGTTAAATTTAGTACTTCAAAGTTATAAAATTTAATCCCACCTTGAAAGTTTTGTTATGCTTAGATTATCTATTATATTTATTGTAATATTCAATTTTTTTGTATTAAATTCCTATGCGAATGATAATGACAAATCTATACAGCAAGAGGCTTATTCTCTTCAAGACCTTTGTAAAATAGCCTTAAAATTATCTGAAAGCGTTAAAATAGCTGAAGAAGATGTTTATATGGCTAATTTGATTAAAAAGAAAACATTTGCAGCATTAGTTCCATCTTTTTCAACATTTATAGGATATTCAACTAATTTTGGCACCGCATCCATGAGTTCTGACTGGGGAGCGTCATGGGGAGTTAGATTCGATCAAAGTTTCAGCCTGAGCAGAAGAGAACTCGGTGCATATTATGTTTCCGATGAATACATAAAAAAAAGCAATTACGACCTTGAGTCATTGAAGGCTACATATCTCCTTCAAGTTTCATCAGACTATTATAATGTCTTAAAAGCTAAACGAGGCGTTGATATTGCAGACATAAATGTTAAGAGACTTGAAAAACACAAAGAATCAGTTAACGCTCGGCTAAAGATGGAAACTGCAACAAAATTAGACCTATTACGAGTTAATGCTGAACTTTCAATGGCTAAAACTGTTTTAATCAATGCTGATAATAACCTTAGATTAGCAAAGTCCATCATTCAAAGAAACCTTAACCTAAGCCCTGATTATAAACTTCTTGAACCAAAATTTTCAGATAATATATTAATAGATTCATTTAATTTTGAAGATTTAAAGAAATCAGCCTTAAATTCTCGAACGGAATTAAAATCCCTTAATTCCCAAAAATTTATTTCTGAAGCCCTTGTAGAATGGGATAAAGGCGCCCTTTGGCCAACTGTATCCGTTGAAGGTCTGTATCAATACAATGACGGAAGGCCTAAAGCTTTTTTTGACGATCATGACAGCTTTTCAATAGGATTAAATTTAAATTTTTTATTTTTTGATGGAGGCATGCGAAAGGCTGAAATTAATGAGTCTCAATCCCGAAAAAGAAAAGTTGATTTTGCTTTAGAGGAAACAATTAAATTAATTACTATTGAAATCGAACAAGCTTATTTAGAGGTTATCCGAGAAAAAAACATAGTCGATGCATTATCTGACCAGCTAAAATATGTTAAAGAAAATTATGAAGCAGTAACTCAACAGTTTAAATACGGACTTGCTGACAGCATTGATGTGATGGAAGCAAACTCCCTTTTATCCACAACTGAAAGGGAACTGTCTGATTCAAAATATAATCTTGAATTATCAATCTTAAAATTGAAAAAGGCAGAAGGACTGCTTATTTCAGAATTAACAAGGTAATTACTATGGAAGAAAAAACAGACGTAAAACCAGAAATAATAAATAACGTTAAACGTCCAAAAAGGCAATGGCTTAAGACTTTTTGGGGCATATTCCCTTCTCTATTACTTATCGCCCTTGTAGCTTTGATTTTTATCCTTTCAGGAAAAGTTAAATCAAAAGGTGAAGCACTAAAAGCGGAAAAAGAAGCGAACTTGAAAAAAGAGGAACAAAAAATAAATGTTGTAGTAGCTGACCTTATTCCTTCAAAGATAAGGGAAAAAATAAACCTGCCCGGTTTAGTTCAACCATGGGTATTTCTTAACCTCTCGTCTGAAGTAAATGGAACCGTTGTCGAAAAAAATGTAAACGAAGGTGATTCAATAAAAAAAGGAGATACAATAATACTTATAGATTCAAGAGATTATGAAAATGCCTATAATTCAGCCAAAGCTACTTTTGAATCTGCATCAGCTTCTTTAAATAGAGTAAACGAACTTTATAAAAGCCAGTTTTCTACTAAATCCCAGCTTGATGAAGCTGTTGCTCAAGTAGAAAATTATAAAGCTTTAATGGATAACGCTCTGTTAAATTTAGAAAGATGCACTGTAAAAGCTCCTATAGACGGAATAATTAACCGTATTTTTGTTGAACAAGGCCAGTTGTTAAATATCGCTGGAAGTATTGCCGAAATTTTACAAATAGATAAAGTGAAAGTCAAAGTAGGTATTCCTGAATCTGATGTTGATGATGTAAGAAAGATTAATACATTCAACGTTAAAATAGACGCTTTAGGCGGACGTATTTTTACAGCAAAAAAACATTTCCTTTCTAAGACTGCCGAACAGATGGCTCATTTATATGATCTTGTCATATTTATCGAAAATCCAGAAAGACTTATACTTCCTGACATGTTCGCAAGGGTTGAAATCATTAAAAAAGAGTTTGAAAACAGCCTTTCAGTACCGCTTTATTCTGTAATAGCCTCAAATGACAGATATATTGTTTTTGTTGAAAAGGACGGAGTTGCTCATTCAGTAGATGTTGAATTAGGAATTCAAGAAGAAGGCAGAATTCAAATAAAAAAAGGACTAAATCCATCTGATAAAGTTATAGTAACAGGCCATAGAAATCTTACTGACGGCCAGAATATTAATGTGGTAAGAAAAGAAAAAGGTAGTGAAAAAATTATAAAATGATTATTTCTAATACTTCTGTTCAAAACCGTGTCAGCGTTCTTGTTCTTTCATTGATAATCGTTATTTTTGGAGTTTACTGTTATAAAGTCCTTCCAAGGGAAAGTTTTCCTGATATTACGATACCTAATGTTTTTGTTTCCACAAACTATAAAGGCGTAGCTTCAAAAGATATAGAAACATCTATTACGATTCCAATTGAAAAAAAACTTAAAGGGCTTGAAAATGTAAAAAAAATTCATTCTGTCAGCGCTGAAGGACTTTCGCAGATTAATATAGAATTTATACCCGGAACAGATATAGACGAAGTTCTTTCAAAAGTAAAAGACAAAGTTGATGAGGCAAAAGGAGAACTTCCAAACGATTTAGAAGATGAACCCGTTGTTTTTGAGGTTAATTTTTCTGAACTTCCTATAGTCGTTTATTCCTTGAGCGGAACCTGCGGAATGAGATGTCTTAAAGATATTGCTGACGATTTAAAAGAGGATATTGAATCTATACCAGGTGTGCTTGAATCTGAAATTACCGGAGCTTTAGACAGAGAAATACGGGTTGAAATAGATCCCGATAAATTAGCTTATTATAGAATACCTATAACTGCTTTCCAAGAAGTTGTAAGCAGTGAAAATCAGAATACTTCTGGTGGGACTATTACAATCGGAGACGGACGATATCAAATACGAGTCCCAGGAGAATTTAAAACTCCTGAAGAAATATACGGTCTTGTAGTAAGTTCCTTTGAAGGCGGGCCAGTTTATCTAAAAGATGTAGCAACCGTAGTTGACGGATTTAAAGAAGAAGATAGCAGGTCAAGGCTGAATGGGAAATCCGCTATCAATATATCAGTAAAAAAAAGAACTGGCGAAAATATAATTGCAGTTAGTGATAAAATAGATGAAATGATTGAAAGTCGGAAAATTTTATGGCCGAAAGGAACTGAAATTACAAAGTTGATGGATCAAGCCAAACAAATACGTAACATGGTAGATGATCTTGAAAATAATATAATATCCGGGCTTGTTTTAGTAGTAGTTGTTTTGTTTTTTGCACTTGGATTACGTAATGCTGTATTAGTAGCTCTTTCAATTCCTTTTTCAATGCTTCTTTCTTTTACAGTTTTATATGCTTTTGGAATTACTTTAAATATGGTTGTTTTGTTCAGCCTTACCCTTGCACTTGGAATGCTTGTTGATAATGCAATAGTTATTATTGAAAATATATATAGATATATGGAGCAAGGAGTTTCAAGGATAGATGCGGCAATGAAGGCTACTTCAGAAGTAGCTTATCCTGTAATAGGTTCTACATTAACAACTCTTGCCGCTTTTTTCCCTATGATATTCTGGCCAGGAATTATGGGAGAATTTATGAAATATCTTCCTATCACTCTTATAATTACCCTTTCATCAAGCCTCGCGGTTGCATTAATTATTAATCCAGCTTTTGCGGCATTTTTCATGAAAACATCTTCAAATTCTAATTCGTTTGAAAAGTCTGAAAATACTGACTTATCAATGGAAAAGCCTGCTGATGCATCAAAAAGCATTGCATTAAAATATTATTCTGCTTTTTTAAGAAGCGCTTTAAATCATAGGCCAAGTGTATTGATTATGTCCTTTCTTGTTTTGATTGCATGTATTCAACTATGGCTACTCAGAATAGGTCTTGAAAAACCTGTAGAATTTTTCCCAAGCAGTGATCCTACAAGCGCCTATATTAACGTAACTCCGCCCGAAGGAGCCGATCTTGAATACATTGATAACGTAATTAAACTTATAGAAATGAAAACTGCTGGAATTATCGATGTTGGACAAGAGATTAATTATTCCTATAATTTTACTAAACACGAAAAATCAAACGGGAGTGAATTTCTTGGACCAAGCAATCTACCAAATTTAGAATATATTTATTCCCGTGCTATTGAAAATCCGCAAACAGGCGCTTTTAGTGAAAATGCTCCTAACCATATTGGTTTACAATTTATAGATTTTGCTGACAGAATTACGCCATCTGCTCTTGATTTAGAAAAGGTGCGAAAAAGAATAAAAGACATCGCTGGCGCAACAATAACCGTAGATGAAGCTAAAGAAGGACCTCCAACTGGAGCACCAATAAACATAGAAATATCAGGTACTGATTTTACAACACTTGGAACTATTGCGAAAAAAGTAAGTCAGATAATAGCAAAAAATCCTTATATTGAGGATATAAGGGATGATTATGTTGAAGGCATTCCTACTATACAAATAAGAATTGACCGACAAAAAGCCGCAATGTTTGGACTATCAACAAGCATGATAGGATTTGCTTTAAAAACTGCATATAACGGGCTTGCAGTTTCAACATATAGAGAAGGAGACGATGATTATGACATAACCGTAAAGCTTTCAGAAGAACATCTTAAAGTTACAGACGTTTTACATAAACTTATGATTCCAGCTCCTTCAGGCACACTTGTTCCTCTGACTTCAATAGCTGATATTAGCTATACTGGAACCATAGGTAATATTATTAGAATAAACCATGAAAGGGTCATTACCGTAAGAGCTAATGTTGATGAAAAGAAAATGCCTGCAGCTACGGCAAGAGAAGAAGCCGAAAAACTCATTACAGCATTTAATGCTCCTCCGGGCTATAAAATTAAGTTCACAGGTGAAAAAGAATCCCAAAAAGAATCAGAAGAATTTTTAGGAAAAACTTTTTTGATTGCAATATTATTAATTTTTCTAATACTTGTAACTCTTTTTAATTCAGTTAGTCAGCCTTTATTAATAATGACTTCCGTTATTTTATCCCTTGGAGGTGCATTTTTAGGACTTTTTGTCATAAAAGCTCCTTTTGGAATTATTATGACAGGAGTAGGAGTTATATCCCTTGCTGGAGTTGTTGTAAATAACGCCATTGTTCTAATTGATTATACTAATAAATTGCGAGACAGTGGTATGTCAGTAAAAGATGCTGTAATTTCAGCTGGCGCTACAAGACTAAGACCTGTTATGCTTACGGCTATAACTACTATTTTAGGCCTCATTCCAATGGTGACGGGTATATCTTATGATTTTAAAAAAATGACTTGGTGCTTTGTTAGCGAATCAACAGAATTTTGGAGAACAATGGCTATCGTAGTTATATTCGGTCTTATGATATCAACGTTTTTAACGCTTGTTGTTGTTCCAGTGCTTTATACTGTACTAGAATCTATCCATAAACGGTCGTTATGGCTTGTGTTTCATATTAGAAGACTTTACTGGAAGCCTGTGGAAAGGTTTTTAAATTAATTTAAATAAAAATTTAGCGTTTATCTTAAAATTAAAATGACGCATCATTTCTATTTTAAGATAATAAAACTTGGATTAGCCTTTAATTTTAGCCTTAATCAGCTGAATTAAATATCAGCTAATCAAAGTAAGCCTTTTAAATCTTTAAGCTATATAAAAAAATGATTGACTTTTTTTTCAAAAAAGAATAAATAAACAATGTTTTATAGTTAAAACAACGTTTGACTAAACAAGGAGGATACAATTAAATGGCTAATAAAAATAAGCGTCGGCCTAATTATGAAGAACTTAACAACGAAGATTTAGAAAAAATCGCTGGTGGCAAGGGTGACACTGGTAAAGAAAAAAGTTCTAATCGTCATTATGTTTGTAATGGAGTTACTGCTATGGGAACAAGGCTTACCATTAATACATCAATAAATGGAAAAACCCAAAGCCAAGACACCGTAATTCCATCTTAAAAAAGTTAGTTTGTTCTTTGCAAAACTGGTATGTGGAAACGAAGTATTTTTCCAATGATACGAACATACCAGGTGCTCTGAAATTTATACTTTTTCCAAACACTTTCTGCCATGCCCTATATGATATTTTTTCTAAATTAATATTATTTCCTATACTTATTACTTGATTCCAGCTTCCAGCCGTTTCAATAAAATATTTTCGTCTTTCGGAGATACAACAATTGGCAGTTCCAATATAAAGCTTGGAGTTGTTTTTTTCATAAAACCTACTTTTGCCATTGGCTTTTTACATATTCCAGAATCTTATCTTGTGAAACATCACCAAATGTCCCTACAAAATATGAATTTGTCCAAGTGGAGTATTTCCTTAGTTATTAGTTATATTATTTATAAGACGATTGATAGCTTCAAAAAGTTTTCCTGTATCAATTGGTTTTGAGATATAATCATCAAATCCTTCTTTTATGTATCTTTCTTTATCGCCCTTCATTGCAAAAGCTGTTAAAGCTATTATAGGAATATTCTTTTGGGAACTAGTCTTAAAAGAAAAAGATTTTATTATTTTCATTGTTTCTACTCCATCAATATTACCTTTTTCAAGTTTAACATCCATCAATATTAAATCATAGGTTTTGCTTAATAACAGTTCGAGTGTCTTTTCACCTGTATCAACATAATCAACAAAGTAATATCCGTTTAACTCCATTATATCTTTTATTAATTCTAAATTATTTTCATTATCCTCAACAACAAGAATATAGATGT
This genomic interval carries:
- a CDS encoding ComC/BlpC family leader-containing pheromone/bacteriocin, whose amino-acid sequence is MANKNKRRPNYEELNNEDLEKIAGGKGDTGKEKSSNRHYVCNGVTAMGTRLTINTSINGKTQSQDTVIPS
- a CDS encoding TetR/AcrR family transcriptional regulator: MPYKTTFSRLKEDEREIRKNLIIESAMRLCTEKPFHDIGMRDIAKEAGVSAAAIYRYFPSRDDLFIEAFIQDIIVIQQRFEKWVEESKSSIIEFAIAIVDFLSENEATFQMMVYFMIRGAPNDELALRFGTVYSYFIEILEQMFEREGFKGKAQSISHAFFASLAGVVMTFRNYPGKSKQEVRIHMLRQAKIVAAVFRNGISKGLADEI
- a CDS encoding efflux RND transporter periplasmic adaptor subunit codes for the protein MEEKTDVKPEIINNVKRPKRQWLKTFWGIFPSLLLIALVALIFILSGKVKSKGEALKAEKEANLKKEEQKINVVVADLIPSKIREKINLPGLVQPWVFLNLSSEVNGTVVEKNVNEGDSIKKGDTIILIDSRDYENAYNSAKATFESASASLNRVNELYKSQFSTKSQLDEAVAQVENYKALMDNALLNLERCTVKAPIDGIINRIFVEQGQLLNIAGSIAEILQIDKVKVKVGIPESDVDDVRKINTFNVKIDALGGRIFTAKKHFLSKTAEQMAHLYDLVIFIENPERLILPDMFARVEIIKKEFENSLSVPLYSVIASNDRYIVFVEKDGVAHSVDVELGIQEEGRIQIKKGLNPSDKVIVTGHRNLTDGQNINVVRKEKGSEKIIK
- a CDS encoding efflux RND transporter permease subunit, translating into MIISNTSVQNRVSVLVLSLIIVIFGVYCYKVLPRESFPDITIPNVFVSTNYKGVASKDIETSITIPIEKKLKGLENVKKIHSVSAEGLSQINIEFIPGTDIDEVLSKVKDKVDEAKGELPNDLEDEPVVFEVNFSELPIVVYSLSGTCGMRCLKDIADDLKEDIESIPGVLESEITGALDREIRVEIDPDKLAYYRIPITAFQEVVSSENQNTSGGTITIGDGRYQIRVPGEFKTPEEIYGLVVSSFEGGPVYLKDVATVVDGFKEEDSRSRLNGKSAINISVKKRTGENIIAVSDKIDEMIESRKILWPKGTEITKLMDQAKQIRNMVDDLENNIISGLVLVVVVLFFALGLRNAVLVALSIPFSMLLSFTVLYAFGITLNMVVLFSLTLALGMLVDNAIVIIENIYRYMEQGVSRIDAAMKATSEVAYPVIGSTLTTLAAFFPMIFWPGIMGEFMKYLPITLIITLSSSLAVALIINPAFAAFFMKTSSNSNSFEKSENTDLSMEKPADASKSIALKYYSAFLRSALNHRPSVLIMSFLVLIACIQLWLLRIGLEKPVEFFPSSDPTSAYINVTPPEGADLEYIDNVIKLIEMKTAGIIDVGQEINYSYNFTKHEKSNGSEFLGPSNLPNLEYIYSRAIENPQTGAFSENAPNHIGLQFIDFADRITPSALDLEKVRKRIKDIAGATITVDEAKEGPPTGAPINIEISGTDFTTLGTIAKKVSQIIAKNPYIEDIRDDYVEGIPTIQIRIDRQKAAMFGLSTSMIGFALKTAYNGLAVSTYREGDDDYDITVKLSEEHLKVTDVLHKLMIPAPSGTLVPLTSIADISYTGTIGNIIRINHERVITVRANVDEKKMPAATAREEAEKLITAFNAPPGYKIKFTGEKESQKESEEFLGKTFLIAILLIFLILVTLFNSVSQPLLIMTSVILSLGGAFLGLFVIKAPFGIIMTGVGVISLAGVVVNNAIVLIDYTNKLRDSGMSVKDAVISAGATRLRPVMLTAITTILGLIPMVTGISYDFKKMTWCFVSESTEFWRTMAIVVIFGLMISTFLTLVVVPVLYTVLESIHKRSLWLVFHIRRLYWKPVERFLN
- a CDS encoding TolC family protein, coding for MLRLSIIFIVIFNFFVLNSYANDNDKSIQQEAYSLQDLCKIALKLSESVKIAEEDVYMANLIKKKTFAALVPSFSTFIGYSTNFGTASMSSDWGASWGVRFDQSFSLSRRELGAYYVSDEYIKKSNYDLESLKATYLLQVSSDYYNVLKAKRGVDIADINVKRLEKHKESVNARLKMETATKLDLLRVNAELSMAKTVLINADNNLRLAKSIIQRNLNLSPDYKLLEPKFSDNILIDSFNFEDLKKSALNSRTELKSLNSQKFISEALVEWDKGALWPTVSVEGLYQYNDGRPKAFFDDHDSFSIGLNLNFLFFDGGMRKAEINESQSRKRKVDFALEETIKLITIEIEQAYLEVIREKNIVDALSDQLKYVKENYEAVTQQFKYGLADSIDVMEANSLLSTTERELSDSKYNLELSILKLKKAEGLLISELTR